The Gammaproteobacteria bacterium genome window below encodes:
- a CDS encoding Nif3-like dinuclear metal center hexameric protein gives MVLLEELTEYINTFLQIDRFKDYCPNGLQIEGRSEVHSVVTGVTASQALIDLACEKNADAILVHHGYFWRNEDARIVGIKRKRIATLLQNNISLLAYHLPLDVHPQLGNNAQLGRLLGIQIDGDLCSSANKVCGSYGHLKSPTKAEVFKNSMDSLLQRESTHIHAGSSDITTIGWCTGAGQNFIDVAVRQNLDAYISGEISEATTHLAREAGIHYFAAGHHATERYGVQALADHLSKQFGIEHEFVDVDNPA, from the coding sequence ATGGTGTTGTTAGAAGAGCTTACAGAATACATAAATACTTTTTTACAGATAGATCGATTTAAAGATTATTGCCCAAACGGGTTACAAATTGAAGGTAGGAGTGAAGTACATAGTGTAGTCACAGGTGTTACAGCAAGCCAGGCTTTAATTGATCTCGCTTGTGAAAAAAATGCCGATGCTATTTTGGTTCATCATGGTTATTTTTGGAGAAATGAGGATGCTCGTATTGTTGGTATAAAGCGCAAACGTATCGCGACGTTACTGCAAAATAATATCAGTTTACTAGCTTACCATTTACCATTAGATGTCCACCCACAGCTAGGAAATAATGCGCAATTAGGGCGATTATTAGGCATTCAAATTGATGGTGATTTGTGCAGCAGTGCTAATAAGGTGTGTGGAAGTTATGGGCATTTGAAATCACCAACCAAAGCAGAAGTATTTAAAAATTCGATGGATTCGTTGCTACAGCGGGAAAGTACACATATCCATGCTGGGTCGTCCGATATAACCACAATTGGTTGGTGTACAGGTGCTGGTCAAAATTTCATTGATGTAGCCGTGCGCCAGAATTTAGACGCATATATTAGTGGTGAAATTTCTGAGGCAACTACGCATCTAGCGCGCGAGGCTGGCATACACTATTTTGCTGCGGGACACCACGCAACGGAGCGATATGGTGTACAAGCGTTGGCGGATCATTTGTCTAAACAATTTGGGATAGAGCATGAATTTGTAGACGTGGATAACCCCGCGTAA
- the petA gene encoding ubiquinol-cytochrome c reductase iron-sulfur subunit, whose translation MAKDNIDTGRRKALTIGTAVVGGIGTVAAFVPFVASMNPSASALAAGAPVEVDVSKMEPGQQIQEVWRRKPVWIIRRTPEMIGTLSKLTEKLRDPNSEEISQQPAFAQNEIRSINDEFLVLIGICTHLGCAPEFKPIPGEVGATWLGGFYCACHGSRFDLAGRVYKNVPANKNLEVPPYHFISENRILIGMTEEEAKA comes from the coding sequence ATGGCAAAAGACAACATCGATACGGGTCGTCGTAAAGCACTCACCATTGGTACTGCAGTTGTTGGCGGTATTGGTACCGTTGCGGCCTTTGTGCCTTTCGTAGCAAGCATGAACCCAAGTGCAAGCGCACTGGCTGCAGGTGCTCCGGTTGAAGTGGATGTAAGCAAAATGGAACCGGGACAACAAATTCAAGAAGTCTGGCGTCGCAAACCGGTTTGGATTATTCGCCGCACTCCCGAAATGATTGGCACGTTAAGCAAGTTAACAGAAAAACTTCGTGATCCAAATTCAGAAGAAATATCTCAACAGCCTGCCTTTGCTCAAAACGAGATTCGGTCCATTAATGATGAATTCTTAGTGCTAATTGGCATATGCACACACTTAGGTTGCGCACCTGAATTCAAACCTATCCCTGGAGAAGTGGGTGCAACGTGGTTAGGTGGATTTTATTGTGCTTGTCACGGTTCGCGTTTCGATCTTGCCGGCCGTGTTTATAAAAATGTTCCTGCAAACAAAAATTTAGAAGTACCTCCTTATCATTTCATCAGTGAGAATAGAATTCTGATTGGTATGACTGAAGAAGAGGCCAAAGCATGA
- a CDS encoding cytochrome b, protein MSDQSTGLLGWIDARFPLSKMWREHLSEYYAPKNFNFWYFFGSLALLVLVIQILTGIFLTMHYKPDAALAFASVEHIMRDVNWGWLIRYMHSTGASFFFIVVYLHMFRGLMYGSFKNPRELIWLFGMLIYVALMAEAFMGYLLPWGNMSYWGAQVIINLFNTIPFVGEYISTWIRGDFVISDATLNRFFSLHVIAVPLALLGLIVGHILALHEVGSNNPDGVEIKKTKGADGIPLDGIPFHPYYTVKDILGSVVFLAIFAFVIFFMPEMNGYFLEHANFDPANALNTPDHIAPIWYFTPFYTVLRAIPNPFGGFFMMAMAIVVLFALPWIDRNPIKSIRYRSVLFKINLIIFVITFIILGYLGLKPVTDLFSQLALRFTELYFLFFFVLWAYSKPRSSGFWIGSFIVLLGGIIFYDFVRSRGIEEASIITLIWSTLIIPAAYLFITLLLSQFTNWDTEKQVPERVTS, encoded by the coding sequence ATGAGCGATCAATCAACAGGTCTATTGGGTTGGATCGATGCACGTTTTCCACTCTCAAAAATGTGGAGAGAGCATTTATCTGAATACTACGCACCAAAAAACTTTAACTTTTGGTATTTCTTTGGTTCCTTAGCGCTTCTTGTTTTAGTTATACAGATTCTTACCGGCATCTTTTTAACCATGCACTACAAACCAGATGCGGCACTCGCCTTTGCATCGGTTGAGCACATCATGAGAGATGTGAATTGGGGCTGGTTAATTCGCTACATGCATTCAACGGGTGCCTCATTCTTTTTCATCGTCGTGTACTTGCATATGTTTCGTGGCTTGATGTACGGATCATTTAAAAATCCGCGCGAATTGATTTGGCTATTCGGGATGCTTATTTATGTGGCCTTAATGGCGGAAGCCTTTATGGGTTATTTATTACCATGGGGCAACATGTCTTACTGGGGTGCCCAAGTAATCATTAACTTGTTTAACACTATTCCATTTGTGGGTGAGTACATTTCAACGTGGATTCGTGGTGATTTCGTTATTTCTGATGCTACTTTGAATCGTTTCTTCTCGTTACATGTTATTGCTGTACCGCTTGCGCTGTTAGGTTTAATCGTTGGCCACATCTTAGCGTTACATGAAGTGGGTTCTAACAATCCAGATGGTGTTGAGATTAAAAAGACGAAAGGTGCAGACGGTATCCCTCTAGACGGCATTCCATTCCATCCTTACTACACGGTTAAAGATATTCTAGGTTCAGTTGTGTTCTTGGCAATTTTTGCATTCGTTATTTTCTTTATGCCGGAAATGAATGGCTATTTTCTAGAGCATGCCAACTTTGATCCTGCGAATGCATTAAACACTCCGGATCATATTGCACCTATTTGGTATTTCACACCGTTCTATACGGTGTTGCGTGCTATACCAAACCCATTTGGCGGATTTTTTATGATGGCAATGGCGATAGTTGTTTTGTTTGCTTTGCCTTGGATTGATCGCAACCCGATTAAATCGATTCGTTATAGAAGTGTCTTGTTTAAGATCAACCTCATTATTTTTGTAATTACATTCATCATATTGGGTTACTTGGGCCTTAAGCCGGTGACTGATCTATTTTCACAGTTGGCATTACGCTTTACTGAATTATACTTCTTGTTCTTCTTTGTGTTGTGGGCGTATAGCAAACCACGTTCAAGTGGGTTTTGGATTGGTAGCTTTATTGTACTTCTTGGCGGGATAATTTTTTATGACTTCGTAAGAAGTCGAGGAATAGAGGAAGCTTCGATTATTACTTTAATTTGGTCGACATTAATAATACCTGCTGCATATTTGTTCATTACTTTATTGTTATCCCAGTTCACAAATTGGGATACTGAAAAGCAAGTACCAGAGCGAGTAACCTCATGA
- a CDS encoding cytochrome c1 has translation MLAMNSAWSAGGGYKYDVGKVNIELSNKASLQRGAKYFVNYCLSCHPAQHSRYKRVADDLGISEDQMINNMIFTGQKFGELMTVAMKREDAQTWFLGVDPPDLSTHVRAIGPQAVYEFLKTFYIDDTRPFGVNNLYLPNTAMPHVFANLQGMQRAEFHIAPGGSGVEHKEFDKFEIIQTGSMSEQEYEQVVTDIVNFLAYLSEPAQLIRKSIGVKVLLFLAFLGILAYFLKRNYWQDIH, from the coding sequence ATGTTAGCGATGAATTCTGCATGGAGTGCAGGCGGCGGTTATAAATATGATGTGGGGAAAGTAAACATTGAGCTATCTAATAAAGCTTCATTGCAGCGTGGCGCAAAATATTTTGTTAATTACTGTTTAAGTTGTCATCCAGCACAACACAGTCGTTATAAGAGAGTTGCAGATGATTTGGGTATCAGCGAAGACCAAATGATTAATAATATGATCTTTACTGGCCAAAAGTTTGGTGAGTTAATGACGGTGGCGATGAAACGTGAAGATGCACAAACATGGTTTCTGGGTGTGGACCCACCCGATCTAAGTACACATGTACGTGCAATTGGGCCACAGGCGGTATATGAGTTTCTAAAAACATTTTATATAGACGACACACGACCATTTGGTGTGAATAATTTGTATTTACCTAATACAGCAATGCCACATGTATTCGCTAATCTACAGGGTATGCAGCGTGCTGAATTTCATATTGCTCCAGGTGGTAGTGGTGTTGAGCACAAAGAATTTGATAAGTTTGAAATAATACAGACTGGTTCAATGAGTGAGCAAGAATATGAACAAGTGGTAACAGATATTGTTAACTTCTTGGCATATCTTAGTGAGCCTGCTCAGTTGATACGCAAGAGCATCGGAGTAAAAGTGCTATTATTCTTAGCTTTCTTGGGAATACTCGCTTACTTCTTGAAAAGAAATTACTGGCAAGACATACATTAA
- a CDS encoding stringent starvation protein A, with amino-acid sequence MALVANRRSGMTLFSNPHCAQSHRTRIVLAEKDITVDVVHIDPNNKPEDLLDVNPYNSVPTLIDRELVLYDARVIMEYLDERFPHPPLMPVDPVSRSKSRLALYHIEKDWYVPLSEINSSNPDVSNAAKKSLQESILSTVEVFSAKPYFLSDEFSLVDCSIAPILWRLPYFGIKLGATAKPIMQYAERVFDRPSFRSSLSEEEVEMWPG; translated from the coding sequence ATGGCTTTAGTAGCAAACCGACGTTCGGGAATGACATTATTTTCAAACCCACATTGTGCGCAGAGCCATCGTACGCGCATTGTATTGGCGGAAAAAGATATTACCGTTGATGTAGTACATATCGACCCTAACAATAAGCCTGAAGACTTGCTTGATGTTAACCCGTATAACTCTGTCCCAACCTTAATTGATCGCGAGTTAGTGCTATATGATGCACGCGTAATTATGGAATATCTTGATGAGCGTTTTCCACATCCACCGCTCATGCCGGTAGATCCTGTATCTCGATCTAAATCACGTTTGGCCTTATACCATATTGAAAAAGATTGGTATGTGCCATTGAGTGAAATTAACTCTAGTAATCCGGATGTATCGAATGCAGCTAAGAAGTCTTTACAAGAAAGCATTCTGTCTACCGTAGAGGTTTTTAGCGCCAAACCGTATTTTCTTAGCGATGAATTCAGTTTGGTAGATTGCAGTATTGCGCCAATCTTGTGGAGGTTGCCGTATTTTGGAATTAAGTTGGGTGCTACCGCTAAACCGATTATGCAATATGCTGAGCGCGTATTTGATCGACCTTCCTTTAGAAGCAGTTTGTCTGAAGAAGAAGTTGAAATGTGGCCGGGTTAG
- a CDS encoding ClpXP protease specificity-enhancing factor — MTSSRPYLLRAMYEWIVDNGMTPYILVDTKNDQVIIPRQFEEDGKIVLNLGPTAVQSLDLGIEAVNFDARFDGTSMDVMVPIEFILAIYTRENGQGMMFADEELPPPGDDDSQDDVSKQKAPHLRVVK, encoded by the coding sequence ATGACTTCAAGTCGACCTTACTTGCTACGAGCGATGTACGAATGGATCGTAGACAATGGTATGACGCCCTATATCCTTGTTGATACAAAAAATGATCAAGTCATTATCCCGCGTCAATTCGAAGAAGACGGAAAAATTGTTCTAAATCTTGGTCCAACTGCCGTGCAGTCACTTGACCTTGGGATTGAAGCCGTAAATTTTGATGCTAGGTTTGATGGCACTTCAATGGATGTGATGGTGCCGATTGAGTTTATCCTAGCAATCTACACGCGTGAAAATGGGCAAGGCATGATGTTTGCCGACGAAGAATTGCCGCCTCCAGGTGATGATGATTCGCAAGATGATGTAAGCAAGCAAAAAGCGCCACACTTACGTGTAGTGAAATAG
- a CDS encoding O-acetyl-ADP-ribose deacetylase: protein MLNVLQDDITTLKIDAIVNAASNSLLGGGGVDGAIHKAAGPELLEFNKTLKGCETGAAKISPGFKLPAKWIIHTVGPVWQGGNVSEPELLAQCYRHSFELALKKQIKTIAVPAISTGVYGYPKQAAAVIAVQQLINYENKFEEVIACCFSEVDVEIYERLLGSGIQAAAV from the coding sequence ATGTTAAACGTTTTACAAGACGATATTACGACTTTAAAAATTGATGCCATCGTAAATGCAGCAAGTAATAGTTTGTTAGGCGGTGGGGGTGTAGATGGTGCGATTCATAAGGCTGCAGGACCAGAACTTCTCGAGTTTAATAAAACATTAAAGGGTTGTGAAACGGGAGCAGCCAAAATATCGCCTGGCTTTAAACTTCCTGCCAAGTGGATTATTCACACTGTAGGCCCAGTATGGCAGGGCGGAAATGTGAGCGAGCCTGAATTACTAGCGCAATGTTACCGACACAGTTTTGAGCTAGCGCTAAAGAAACAAATTAAAACTATTGCTGTTCCAGCAATCAGTACCGGGGTATATGGATATCCCAAGCAAGCTGCAGCAGTGATTGCCGTTCAGCAGTTAATAAATTATGAAAATAAGTTTGAGGAAGTTATTGCCTGTTGCTTTAGTGAGGTAGATGTAGAAATCTATGAGCGGCTGTTAGGTTCTGGAATACAGGCGGCAGCGGTATAA
- a CDS encoding adenylate kinase, with translation MRIILLGGPGAGKGTQANFIEEKFNTPQISTGNMLRAAIAEEVPLGLQAKQVMESGGLVSDEIILGLVNDRITKEDCKNGYLFDGFPRTIAQAEDLKAHGVDIDFVIEIYVDDDEIIKRMSGRRVHTASGRSYHIVFNPPKHENHDDETDDTLVQREDDKEATVRKRLNVYHTQTQPLIEYYSRWSDSNDEHAPKFIQVNGVGTVTEIRDQIFEALKLSMA, from the coding sequence ATGCGTATTATATTACTTGGTGGCCCAGGTGCTGGAAAAGGTACTCAGGCAAACTTCATTGAAGAAAAATTCAACACTCCGCAAATTTCTACGGGCAATATGTTACGTGCTGCTATTGCAGAAGAGGTTCCTCTTGGTCTGCAGGCGAAACAAGTAATGGAGTCAGGCGGCTTAGTTTCTGATGAGATCATTCTAGGCTTAGTTAATGATCGAATTACTAAAGAGGATTGTAAAAATGGATATTTGTTTGATGGCTTTCCACGCACCATTGCCCAAGCAGAAGACCTAAAAGCACATGGTGTAGATATTGATTTTGTTATCGAAATCTATGTAGATGATGATGAAATTATTAAACGCATGAGTGGTCGGCGCGTGCACACAGCTTCTGGTCGTAGCTACCATATCGTGTTTAATCCACCAAAACATGAAAACCATGACGATGAAACGGATGACACATTGGTTCAACGCGAAGATGATAAAGAAGCTACAGTGCGAAAACGCTTAAATGTTTATCACACACAAACTCAACCGCTTATTGAGTATTACTCAAGATGGTCAGATAGCAACGATGAACATGCGCCTAAATTCATTCAGGTAAATGGGGTTGGAACAGTAACCGAAATCCGCGATCAGATTTTTGAAGCGTTAAAATTAAGTATGGCTTAA
- a CDS encoding MOSC domain-containing protein — protein sequence MDIKSKKIIGSIQSIWQYPVKSMQGVKLDQANITAGGVVGDRDYALLDQSNHKVASAKYPKKWGKLLELNAAFVKQPSQDDQLPAVRITSSNGLNALSTDEHIDELLSEYVGRPVTLSSSRPNTISLERLDPLEQDETILDIGDLMLKNKFSDYADTHILTTATLQQLAGLASEVQFDERRFRPNFVVETSLETTGFVENDWVGKTVMIGDSVQFKITDPTPRCSIPNLRNGQLLKDLKVLKTIVNHNMLEVPLLENKVLPCAGVYGFLVQGGKVSINDPVRVE from the coding sequence ATGGATATTAAGTCAAAAAAAATAATAGGGTCCATTCAGTCTATTTGGCAGTATCCCGTAAAGTCGATGCAGGGTGTGAAGTTGGATCAAGCCAATATCACTGCAGGAGGTGTAGTGGGTGATCGTGACTATGCTTTGCTGGATCAGTCCAACCATAAGGTAGCCAGTGCTAAATACCCAAAAAAATGGGGCAAGTTGCTTGAATTAAATGCAGCCTTTGTTAAACAACCCAGCCAAGATGATCAATTACCTGCTGTTCGAATTACTTCTTCAAATGGGCTTAATGCTTTAAGTACAGATGAGCATATTGATGAATTGCTATCCGAGTATGTGGGAAGACCGGTAACATTATCCTCATCACGACCTAATACTATAAGTTTAGAGCGCCTTGATCCACTAGAGCAAGATGAGACAATTTTAGACATCGGTGATCTCATGTTGAAAAACAAGTTTTCCGATTATGCAGATACCCACATATTAACGACTGCAACGCTTCAGCAACTTGCTGGCCTTGCGTCAGAGGTGCAATTTGATGAGCGTAGGTTTCGTCCTAATTTTGTAGTTGAGACGTCACTTGAAACGACAGGATTTGTTGAAAATGATTGGGTTGGCAAAACTGTTATGATTGGCGATAGTGTGCAGTTCAAAATTACTGACCCCACGCCTCGTTGCTCAATACCAAATTTACGCAATGGCCAGCTTTTAAAAGATCTGAAGGTATTAAAAACCATCGTTAACCACAACATGCTCGAAGTCCCTTTGCTGGAAAATAAAGTTTTACCTTGCGCAGGTGTTTATGGCTTTTTGGTTCAAGGTGGAAAGGTTTCTATCAATGACCCTGTTCGGGTTGAGTAA
- a CDS encoding FAD-binding protein has product MALDPSILSKFIDACGKDSVLTNQGECWAYGYDNSKQHTCPDLVLLPQQHEQIQQAVKICNEHKLPLTARGRGTGTTGAAVPIQAGVVLSTEHMNQILEFDYKNRNIRVEPGVLNVEVQKQAAEQNLFWPPDPSSADYCSIGGNLACNAAGPRAVKYGTCRENTLSLTAITGAGETIHTGSATTKGVVGLDLTRLLIGSEGILGIITEARLKLSPRPECINTIRALYKNSSTAIEAVVNILAQSALPHALEFIDSGSLNLIRKNSNLILDKEAQAMLMIEVDGLNKNIQFSAQAILKAANIAGCIDIQDAADEQQKAALWAARKALSPALRSFAPNKINEDVVVPVTQLPTLLSELEKLSNKHNIAIFNFGHAGNGNLHVNLLYDANKQEKAAKNCLNEVFELVLKLGGTLSGEHGIGIAKRDYVSQEIDATTLALMQKIKQQFDPNNILNPGKTLPD; this is encoded by the coding sequence GTGGCTTTAGACCCCTCCATTCTCAGCAAGTTTATCGACGCCTGCGGAAAAGATTCAGTATTAACTAATCAAGGTGAATGTTGGGCCTATGGCTATGACAATAGCAAGCAACACACCTGCCCTGATTTAGTTCTACTCCCACAACAACACGAACAAATTCAACAAGCTGTTAAAATTTGCAATGAGCACAAGTTACCACTGACTGCGCGTGGCCGCGGCACAGGTACTACAGGCGCTGCCGTGCCTATTCAAGCAGGTGTCGTGCTATCCACTGAACACATGAATCAAATTTTAGAATTTGATTATAAAAATAGAAACATTCGCGTTGAGCCAGGTGTATTAAATGTAGAAGTTCAAAAACAAGCTGCAGAACAAAACTTATTTTGGCCACCCGATCCAAGCAGTGCTGATTATTGCAGTATAGGTGGCAACCTTGCCTGCAATGCCGCGGGGCCACGTGCGGTAAAATATGGCACCTGCAGAGAAAATACGCTGAGCCTCACCGCAATTACTGGCGCAGGCGAAACCATCCACACCGGCAGCGCCACCACTAAAGGCGTAGTGGGCTTAGACCTTACTCGTTTACTTATTGGCAGCGAAGGAATACTAGGCATCATTACCGAAGCGCGACTGAAGCTTAGTCCCAGACCTGAGTGCATTAATACTATTCGCGCTTTATACAAAAACTCCAGCACTGCTATTGAAGCGGTAGTGAATATACTGGCGCAAAGCGCACTACCCCATGCATTGGAATTCATTGATTCAGGTTCATTAAATTTAATTCGTAAAAATTCAAATCTTATATTAGACAAAGAAGCACAAGCCATGCTGATGATTGAAGTGGACGGGCTTAATAAAAACATTCAATTCAGTGCACAAGCCATTTTGAAGGCTGCAAATATTGCTGGCTGCATAGACATTCAAGATGCGGCAGACGAGCAACAAAAAGCAGCGCTTTGGGCCGCACGCAAAGCACTCTCCCCTGCACTGCGCAGCTTTGCACCGAATAAAATAAATGAAGACGTTGTCGTTCCCGTTACTCAGCTACCTACTTTATTGTCAGAGTTAGAAAAACTAAGCAATAAACATAACATCGCCATTTTTAATTTTGGCCATGCTGGCAACGGAAACTTACACGTAAATCTTTTGTACGATGCGAACAAACAAGAAAAAGCAGCTAAGAATTGTCTGAATGAAGTATTTGAACTTGTATTAAAGCTTGGCGGTACCCTTTCAGGTGAACATGGTATAGGAATAGCAAAGCGTGATTATGTTAGCCAAGAAATAGATGCCACAACATTAGCCTTAATGCAAAAAATCAAACAGCAGTTTGATCCAAACAATATACTTAACCCTGGAAAGACCTTGCCTGATTGA
- a CDS encoding phosphoheptose isomerase: protein MNKQESRIEELFQASIETKQTSLNEVKAAVATAAEIMLQAFKQQGKILSCGNGGSAADSQHLSSELLNRFEREREGLAAMALTTDSSTLTSIANDYAYENIFSRQVLALGNANDVLIAITTSGNSVNILSAIEAAHQKNMTVVALSGNGGGKLASVLKDTDIEIRVPSHSTARIQEVHLLVLHCLCNLIDDELLG, encoded by the coding sequence ATGAATAAACAAGAATCTAGAATTGAAGAACTCTTTCAAGCCAGCATTGAAACTAAACAGACCAGCCTGAATGAAGTGAAAGCAGCTGTTGCTACTGCGGCTGAAATAATGCTTCAAGCTTTTAAGCAGCAAGGCAAAATACTCTCCTGTGGCAATGGCGGTTCAGCCGCAGACTCGCAGCACCTTTCTTCTGAATTACTCAATCGCTTTGAACGTGAACGAGAAGGTTTAGCCGCCATGGCTCTAACTACTGACAGCTCTACCCTAACTTCGATTGCCAATGATTATGCTTATGAAAATATATTTTCCAGACAAGTGCTCGCACTTGGAAATGCCAACGATGTGTTAATTGCAATTACCACCAGCGGCAATTCGGTAAATATATTATCCGCAATTGAAGCAGCTCATCAGAAAAATATGACTGTGGTAGCGCTTTCCGGTAATGGCGGCGGCAAGTTAGCTTCGGTTTTAAAAGATACGGACATTGAAATTCGAGTTCCTAGTCATTCAACTGCGCGCATTCAAGAAGTGCACCTTTTAGTCTTGCACTGCCTATGTAATTTGATTGACGATGAGTTACTTGGTTAA
- a CDS encoding YraN family protein, with amino-acid sequence MKTSQQGKIAEDEACHFLKKQGLKLVEKNYRCRTGEIDLIMQDKETLVFVEVRYRTKNDYGSALDSVDQRKIEKLISAAGHYVSTHQPDLPMRFDVVGFDASLKPNWVSNAFPAF; translated from the coding sequence GTGAAAACATCTCAACAAGGAAAAATTGCAGAAGATGAAGCTTGTCACTTTCTAAAAAAACAAGGGCTCAAATTAGTTGAAAAGAACTATCGCTGCCGCACAGGTGAAATTGACTTAATCATGCAGGACAAAGAAACGTTAGTATTTGTCGAAGTCCGCTATAGAACTAAAAACGACTATGGATCGGCCCTGGACAGTGTAGATCAACGCAAAATCGAAAAACTCATTTCCGCAGCAGGTCATTATGTCTCTACACATCAACCCGACCTACCCATGCGCTTTGATGTGGTAGGGTTTGATGCATCATTAAAACCAAACTGGGTAAGTAACGCTTTTCCCGCATTTTAA